A single genomic interval of Osmia lignaria lignaria isolate PbOS001 chromosome 9, iyOsmLign1, whole genome shotgun sequence harbors:
- the Cog6 gene encoding conserved oligomeric Golgi complex subunit 6, with protein sequence MSEKNPNTALVRRVNKLLESRVEHDKDTLEALKELSTFFTENTLNSRRNLRSKIERRSLAINEEFLSAFREVKSSLDDLYQDVLAMNTTVQCMTNRLQVTKAQTSQLIDQTTKLQSKSQTLSMHHEVANAFIKNFQLTSSELNILHGSTRESPITEEFFSVVNRVQEIHSNCRVLMQSGYQTLALDIMQRMTLLQEAALERLYRWTQNQCKNIENEHLAVLLIKAMSKLQDRPVLFKYILDEYCAARRTALVGSFIDALTLGEGYSTTPNPIEMHANDPKRYIGDMLAWLHQAIPVEKENILTLVKGCDKTDLSDQIKQCLSNITEGLCHPLKSRIEHVISMDAPATVLYSITTLLRFYRAIIQQVIPDSTLDLTLADLLILSERSFLSRLQKETRALLGERAEPPGNDLVPAPSVSRLMALLNEILSVASIAEDREKDMQQIVSCIIDPLLQEINETASRLPTVDMAVYLLNCMHQIQSTLALYEYMDQRLERLQAQSDAQIDTLTSEQASSLVAHLNLGSIYTILQGHEQGPLSSVPGMDSLSVKEFTNKLEAFLVMPDVLLLPQINLLQSNNFRSITQKRSFEVIGAIYKQLYEACHDPKNLYQNPTSLFSRTPEDLLKTLISI encoded by the exons ATGAGTGAAAAAAATCCTAACACTGCTTTAGTTCGAAGGGTTAACAAATTACTCGAATCAAGAGTAGAGCATGACAAA GATACATTGGAAGCTTTAAAAGAGTTATCTACATTCTTTACGGAAAATACTTTAAATTCCCGCAGAAATTTACGTAGTAAAATAGAGAGGAGAAGTCTTGCAATAAATGAAGAATTCTTATCTGCATTTCGAGAAGTAAAATCTTCTTTGGATGATCTATATCAAGATGTTTTAGCTATGAATACAACAGTTCAATGTATGACGAATCGTTTACAAGTTACAAAAGCTCAAACATCGCAGCTCATCGATCAAACAACTAAACTTCAGAGCAAAAG TCAAACATTATCTATGCATCACGAAGTTGCAAatgcatttattaaaaattttcaactgaCCTCATCGGAGCTAAATATTTTACATGGATCTACCAGAGAATCGCCTATTACAGAAGAATTCTTTTCTGTAGTCAATCGAGTTCAG GAAATTCATAGCAACTGCAGAGTATTAATGCAATCAGGATATCAAACTCTAGCTTTAGATATTATGCAAAGAATGACATTGTTACAAGAAGCAGCTCTTGAAAGGTTGTACAGATGGACACAAAATCAGTGTAAAAATATTGAGAACGAACATTTGGCTGTATTGCTAATTAAAGCAATGAGTAAATTACAAGATAGGCCAGTCTTATTTAA GTATATTTTAGATGAATATTGTGCAGCTAGAAGAACTGCTCTGGTAGGATCTTTTATCGATGCATTGACCTTAGGAGAAGGATACAGTACAACACCTAATCCTATTGAAATGCATGCAAATGATCCCAAGAGATATATTGGCGACATGCTTGCTTGGCTTCATCAGGCTATTCCTGTTGAAAAGGAGAATATTCTAACTTTAGTGAAAGGCTGTGATAAAACAG ATTTATCAGATCAGATTAAGCAATGTTTAAGTAATATCACAGAAGGACTTTGTCATCCTTTGAAATCAAGAATAGAGCATGTTATATCTATGGACGCACCAGCAACAGTGTTATACTCTATTACAACCCTTCTTCGATTTTATCGTGCGATAATTCAACAAGTAATACCAGATAGTACATTAGATTTAACGCTGGcagatttattaatattaagcgAAAGAAGTTTTCTTAGTAGACTTCAAAAGGAAACGCGTGCTTTGCTTGGTGAACGTGCAGAACCGCCAGGAAACGATTTAGTACCAGCTCCGTCTGTTTCCAGATTAATGGCGCTTCTTAATGAAATTCTTTCTGTAGCAAGTATTGCAGAAGATAGGGAAAAGGACATGCAACAA ATAGTATCGTGCATTATTGATCCACTTTTGcaagaaattaatgaaacagcATCAAGATTACCTACGGTGGACATGGCTGTATATCTTTTAAATTGTATGCATCAAATACAGTCTACTCTAGCATTGTATGAATACATGGATCAACGACTAGAAAGGCTGCAG GCTCAATCTGATGCACAAATTGATACCCTTACATCAGAACAAGCCAGTTCATTAGTTGCCCACCTTAATCTCGGAtcaatttatacaattttacaaGGGCACGAACAAGGTCCATTGTCTTCTGTTCCAGGGATGGATTCTCTAAGTGTAAAAGAATTTACA aacAAATTGGAGGCTTTCCTGGTAATGCCAGATGTATTGCTACTGCCACAAATAAACCTATTACAAAGTAATAATTTCCGTTCGATAACACAGAAACGCTCCTTCGAGGTAATTGGAGcaatttacaaacaattatacGAGGCATGCCACGATCCtaaaaatttatatcaaaatcCAACTAGTTTATTTTCAAGAACTCCCGAGGATCTTTTAAAAACATTGATCTCCATTTAA